The nucleotide window ATTGAGCTATTGGGGAGCCAATCGTGAGATCGATGTTCTCACTCCGCCTCGGAACCGGGCCGGCATCTCTGCGGCGCTCTATCTCGCCTTCTACGCCGGGGCCGGAGCACCGGCCGTCATCGTCGGAGCCCTGGCGCTGGTCATGCCGCTGGTCACGGGCACGATGATCTTCACATTGGCACTGCTGCTGGCGACGATCGTCACCATTCCGGTGCCCAGCCTGTCCCAGACCGTGATCCGACAATCGAAGGCCGGCCGCAGCGAGGCCGGGCACACCGACACCGTCCGCAGTGACAGCGGCCGGAGTGGGACCGCCTCGGCCAGGCACACAGCCGCCCGATAGACTGCAGGCCATGTCGAGAATCACCTGCCCCGAACTGAATGCGAAGACCGTCACCGCCGAGGAGGCGGCCCGCCATATCGACAACGGCCACCGGGTGGCGATGAGCGGATTCACCGGGTCGGGGTACCCGAAAGCGGTGCCCGGTGCGGTCGCCGACCGGGCCCGAACTGCCCACGAACGCGGAGACGACTTCAGCATCGAACTGTGGACCGGTGCATCGACCGCTCCGGAACTCGACGGTGTGCTCGCCGAGGTGCAGGCGGTGAGCAAACGGCTGCCGTTCCAGTCCGATCCGGCGATGCGGGCTTCGATCAATTCCGGCGACACCGCCTACGTCGACACGCACCTCAGCCATTCGGCCCAGCAGGCGTGGTTCGGCTTCTACGGCAACCTCGACGTCGCGGTCGTCGAAGTCGCAGCGATTCTGCCCAACGGACTGCTCGTGCCCGGCAGCTCGGTCGGCAATTCGAAGACCTGGCTGGACCTGGCCGACAAGGTGATCCTCGAAGTCAATGAGTGGCATCCGCGCGGCTATGAAGGCTTCCACGATGTCTATTACGGAACCCGTCGCCCGCCCGAGCGTCTGCCGATCCAGCTGCTCGAACCCATGCAGCGCATCGGCGACCCGTATCTGCGCGTCGACCCGGCCAAGGTCGTCGCGGTCGTGGAGACGAATGCTCCTGACAGGAATCTGCCGTTCAAACCCGCCGACGAGGATTCGAAGGCCATAGCGAGCCACCTCGTCGACTTCCTCCGGCATGAGATCGCCGCCGATCGCCTGCCTCCGGAGCTGCTGCCGCTGCAATCGGGGGTCGGCAATGTCGCGAACGCGGTGATGGGCAACCTCGCCGAGAGCGAATTCGAGGGTCTCACGGCGTATACCGAGGTCATCCAGGACGGCATGCTCGATCTCATCGACAGCGGCAAACTCGCCTCCGTCTCGGCGACGGCGTTCTCACTCTCTGCCGAGCGGGCCGCGGACTTCAATGACAGGATCGAGTCGTACAAGGGCCGGATCCTGCTGCGCACGCAGGAGATGTCGAATCATCCCGAAGCCATCCGCCGCCTCGGGATCATCGCGATCAACGGGATGGTCGAAGCCGATATCTACGGCAACGTGAACTCCACACACGTGAGCGGCTCATCGATCATCAACGGCATCGGCGGTTCCGGCGACTTCGCCCGCAACGCCTACCTCAACTTCTTCGTATCGAACTCGCAGGCCAAGGACGGAGCGATCTCCGCGATCGTGCCGTTCGCCAGCCATATCGACCACACCGAGCACGACACGCAGATCCTCGTCACCGAACAGGGGCTGGCCGACCTGCGCGGACTGCCGCCCGTGGCCAGGGCGCGCAGGATCATCGCCAACTGCGCCCACCCGGACTATCGGGACCGGCTCTCGGACTACCTCGAGCGGGCGATCGCCGCGAACCCGAGCGGTCGGCACACTCCGCACATCCTCGGCGAGGCGCTGTCCTGGCACGGAAACTTCCAGGCGACCGGAGCCATGTGAGTCGGACCGCCGGGGCCGGCGCGGCCGCTCCGGCGGGACCGACCGACGTGCAGGGAGCCGGCATCGGGCCCACCCGATGAGACGGCGCTCGGTCAGGCAGTGACCCACGTCGGGACTGCCGCCACCACCCAGGCGAGCCCAGGGCCGATGAGGCACATGAGACCGGCATAGCCGATCATCTGCCGGTAATAGCGGTCACGGACCGTCGGGTGCACGTTGGCGAGCAGCATGGCTCCGTTCGTCGAGAACGGGCTGATGTCGACGATGGTGGCGGCGATCGCCAAGGCAGCGACGAACCCGCCGACGTGGACGTCCCCGGATTCGAGGAACGGCACGGCCAGAGCGATGACGACGCCGATGATCGCCAGGGACGAGGCCAGCGCCGAGATGAGACCCGACATGTAGAACAGCAGCAGAGCGGCCAACAGCGGAATGCCGATCGCCGAGATGCCCGCCGAGACCCATTCGACCGTTCCGGCCTCTTCCAGCACGGCGATATAGGTCAGGACACCGGTGATGAGGATGACGACCGACCACGAGACCCTCGACATCGCCGCCTTGCCGGCTGACGGGCTGATCGCCGCGAGCACGATCGAGATCGTGATGGTCACGAGCCCCACGTCCCAGCCGAAGACGACCACGGACACCGCCATCGCGACGAGACCGACCAGTGTCGGAATCTGATTCCGGGAGAGTCGGGGGCTCTCTTCCGGCTCGGACTCCGAGGTCGACAGTGCTGTGTCCTCCGCGGCCCGCAGCCCGGATCGATTGCGGAGGACGAGATAGACGACGAGGGCGAAGACGAGATTGAACAGGAACGGGGCCAGGAACAGCGACACCGGCGTGGGGGTGAGTCCGCTCTTGGCCAGATAGTCGTTGATGAAGATGCCGTAGACGCTGATGGGTGAGAACGCCCCGGCCAAAGCGCCGTGCACGACGAGCAGTCCCGTCATGAATTGGTTGACGCCGTTGCGTCGCGCGAAGGTCAGTGCCAGGGGAGCGATGATGGCCACAGCGAAGAGCGCTCCGAGGGCGATGAGGATCGCTGTGAGCGCGAAGAAGATCCAGGGCATCACGGCAGTCCTGCCGCCGACCAGTTTCACGCACCAGTGGACGATGACTTCGATGACGCCGTTGTTCTGGGCGAAGCCGAAGAGATAGGTGAGCCCCACGAGAGTGAGAAACAGGTCCACAGGGAACCCGGAGAGGAACTCCTCGGGAGCCTGATGGAGCACGAGGCCGCCGACTCCCGCCGCCGCAATGAACCCGAGCAGCCCCATATTGATATCGCGCCAGGTTCCGATGACGAACATCAGTCCGAGGACGATCACACAGATCAGCTCAGCACTCATTCCCACTCCTCCGCTCAAGGCTCGATGCGCTGAAAGGCACAGGTGCCAAAATAGCTGAGGTCTCAGAACTCGGTCACAGCATCTCAGACATTGAAAGGTCGGTGGCCGCCGAGGCTGTGCCGACGCGGTGAGGAGCCCGACGGACGGTATCCGCTCCGGACAAAGGCACATGGAAATCGTCCGCTGCGGATAGTGCGCTTGTTCTCAGACCCACTAGTGTCTTGGTGAGCGCCGTCACGAAGCACTCGCCCGTGGTCGGTGTGCAGCCTCCCGATCTCGTCTCCTCGCCAGCGAAAGGTCGCCGTCGACCATGAATGAACACGATGTGCTCTCGGACGCTCAGTTCGTCCCCTGTCCCTCGACCGTCCGGGAGGCACCGTCAGATGCCTCATCCGCCGGCACCGAGGCGGCCGCACAGTGAACTGGTACCGCAGGCTCGAGAACCGGTTGGAGTCCGAGCAGGACTCAGGCGTCATGCGCGGCACGCTGAGCGGACGACGGATGTTCATGATCTGGCTCGCCGCGAACCTCGTCGTCACGACGATGCTCACCGGCACGCTCTTCGTCCCCGGCGTCGACTTCGCAACGGCGGTGGTCGTCATCGTCCTGGGCACTGTCCTCGGGACGGTCGTGCTCACGCTCATCGGCAACATCGGCACACGCACAGGACTCGCCACGATGGCGATCACCAGGGGAGCCTTCGGCGCCAAGGGCAGCTATCTGCCGGTCGCGGCGAACGTCATCATCCTCATGGGCTGGAGCTGGGTGCAGGCGATGCTCGCGGGCATCAGCGTCAACTACGTCGTCGCCCAGACGACGGGCTTTTCGAACCCGATCCTCTTCTCCGTCCTCTGCCAGGCCCTCGTGGTGGGGCTGGCGATCCTCGGACATGAAGGCATCGAGAAGGCCGAACCCTGGTTCGCCCTCCTCATCCTCCTCGTCATGGCCTACGTCTTCGCCGTCGCACTCACCGGACATTCGGCCACGGAGTTCGGCCAGATCGCGAAGGATCCGAGCCTCGGATTCACTCCGGTCCTCGCCCTCGACATGGTGATCTCCACTGCGATCTCGTGGACAGTCCTCTCCGGAGATCTCAACCGACTCGCGCGCAGCCAACGCTCGGGAATCGTCGGTTCGGGCCTGGGCTACATCACGTCGACAGTGCTGGCGATGCTGTTGGGTCTCACTGCCTTCAGCTTCATCCTGCTCGACGGAGGATCCCCGGAGCCATTCGATCCCACGGCGCTCGCCGCTGAGTTCGGTTGGGCCCTGGCCATCGTCATTTTCCTCTCGGTCATGGCGACGAACACGATGGTCGTCTACGGAATGGTCAATTCCGTGGTCGGGGCGCAGCGGAGAACGACGGTGAAGTTCCTTCCCGTGGCGCTCATCCTCGGCGCGATCTCCATCATCGGTTCGACCTGGCTGGCGCTGCTCGACCAGTACACGGACTTCCTGACCATGATCGGCGCGTTCTTCGTTCCCGTGTTCGCGATCCTCATCGCCGACTACTACGTCATCAAACGCGGCGTCTACACCCGCGACATCCTCCGCGACTCCGGCGGGCTCTACGCCTATGCCCGCGGCGTCAACTGGGCGGCCGTCGGCGTGTGGGTGGCCGGGGCCTTCGTGTCCTACCTGCTCACCTACGCCTACCCGAGCCCGATCGGGGCGACCATTCCCTCGTTCTTCATCTCCTTCCTCCTCTACCTGGCACTGTCGTGGAGGAGCCGCAGCCGATTTGCCGCAGCCGAGGCGGGACATCTGGCACGCATCAGCGACTGAGCGGGACTGTTTGCTACTGTCAGTGGCACCAGCACACGAGGTTCGATGATCACCGCAGTCGACCGGAAGTCCGAAGGGAGTCGCTGCCTATGGTCGTCAATCGGATGCTCGGACGGTTCCTGCCGCCGGACCGCAGGCTCAACCCTGCTGCCCTGGCGTGGATCGTCGTGGTCATCGCGGCGATCGGCATGCTCGCGATCGAGTCCTCGATCGCAGTCAGCGTCTACGGCGCTCCCGTGGCGCTGGCATTCGGCCTCAGCCTCATCCATGTCGGAACCATGCCGCTGTCGATGCTCCGTCCGCTCTTCGGCGCCATCCTCTCGTCCTTCGTCTGCGCCGCCCTGCCGCTGATCGTGTCCCCAGCGATCGTGTCCCACACCTCCGGTGGGACGTGGCCGTGGATGGTGCCGGCACTGATCACCCAGGTCTTCGTCGTCCTCATCATCGGATTGCGCGCGCACTGGGGCATCGCCCTCTCCGCCGTCCTCGGCAGCATCGGCGGATCGGTCCTCGCGGTGGTGCTCGGACGGTGGCTGCTCGACCACAGGCCCTCCGAATCCCCGGTCATCAACATCATGATCTACGCCTGCGTGGCCGGGGGAATCTACGTCGCCGCAGTGGTCGTTCAGCAGGGGCAGCTCATCCGCTCCCAGCTTCTGCAGGAGAAGGAGAATACGGCCGAGGAGCACTCGAAGCGCGTCACGATCGAGGAGAGGGCCAGGATCGCCCGCGAGCTGCACGACATCGTCGCCCACAGCATGTCCATCATCAACATCCAGGCCTCGAGCGCACCCTTCCGGCACCCCGGGGTCGACGCGGAAGTGGCGAAGGAGTTCGAAGACATCTCGACCTCGGCCCGCACGGCTCTGACCGAGATGCGCGGCCTGCTCAGCGTGCTGCGCAATGACGAGGCGAGCTCCGAGCTCGCCCCGCAGCCGAAGCTCTCCGATGTCGAGGCGCTTGTCGATCAGGCACGCCAGGCCGGAGTCCACGTCACCCTCGAGCGCAGCGGCGAACCGGTCGAACCTCAGCTGCGCGAAAGCACCGGACTCGCAGGATACCGCATCATCCAGGAAGCGCTGAGCAACGCCATCCGGCACGCCCGCAACTCGGACATCGCCATCAGGATCCGCTGCGGCGGCGGTTCTGTGTGGATCTCCGTGACCAACACTCGCGGCGATGGTCCCACCGCGGCGGCCCAGAGCGAATCACATCGCGGGCAGGGCCTGGTCGGGATGCGCGAACGCGCCGGATCCGTCGGCGGTGAGATCCGCAGCGGACGAACAATCTCGGGAGGCTTCGAGGTGGAAGCGGTGCTGCCGCTGAGCCTGACCGAACCCACTGCCGACGACAGACAGGAACTCACTTGATCCGCATCATCATCGCCGACGACCAGGCCATGGTTCGTGCCGGGTTCGCCGCCCTGCTCGACGCCCACTCCGACCTCGACGTCGTCGGCCAGGCTCAGGACGGTCGCGAATGCGTCGCCCTGGTGGCCGAGCAGCAGCCGGATATCGTCCTCATGGATGTGCGGATGCCGACGATGGACGGCATCGAAGCCACCCGCACGATCGTCGCGGACTCGGCAGCCGCCTCGGCGACGGGGCCGCGGATCATCATGCTCACCACCTTCGACATCGATGACTACGTCTTCGATGCGATCCGAGCCGGAGCCAGCGGGTTCCTGCTCAAGGATGCCCCACCCGATGAGCTCGCCGAGGCGGTCCGCATCGTCGCCTCGGGCGACGGTCTGCTCGCCCCGAGCGTGACCAAACGGGTCATTGAACACTTCGCCTCGGTGCCACAGACACCTCAGCCGGCGAACCTCACCGAACTGCCGGACCTGACGGACCGCGAGCGGGAGATACTCGTCCGCGTCGCCCGCGGAGAATCCAATACGGAGATCGCAGGCGCGCTCTTCATCGCCGTGCAGACCGTGAAGACCCACGTCTCCCGGATCCTGTACAAGCTCGATGCCCGGGACCGCGCTCAAGCCGTCATCGCAGCCTACGAATCCGGGCTCGTCATCCCCGGAGCCTGAGTCCGATTCGGCCTTGCAGCTGCCTCGCCTACGGCCCTGCGGCTGCCTCGCCTACGGCCCTGCAGCCGCCTCGCCTACGGCCCTGCGGCTGCCGTGCCCCTACCCGGGTAGGGGGCGAAAACGGCACCGTGGGGTGACGCGCATCGGAGTCCCGCGCCCTAGCGTTGAGAGCATGACTCCCGCTGAGACGCTCACCACTGCCCTGCCGACCCCGGCCGCGGACCCAGCCGCCCGCGCCGAGGTGCTCGAACGGAGGCGAGCCACCCGAGGCACCGCCCAACAGGAATTCACCAGCGATTTCAGCGCGCTGATGGCTCAGGTCAAAGAAGCCGGACTGCTGGCCAGGCGCCCCGGGTGGAATCTGCTGCGCTTCTGCCTCCTCGGGCTCGGCTATGTGGCTGCCTTCTCCATGCTCTTCCTCATCGGTGAGAGCTGGTGGCAGATGGCGACCGCCGTCGTCTTCGGCGCACTCTTCACGCAGACGGCCTACGTCGCCCACGATGCGGCGCATCGCCAGATCTTCACCAACGGCAAGACGGGGGAGTGGGTGTCGACGATCATCGGCAACCTGTTCATCGGTCTCAGCTACGGCTGGTGGCTGAAGAAGCACAACGCTCTCCACCATGCGAACCCGAACAAGGCCGGAGTCGACGGTGACATTGCGCCCGGTGCCCTGGTCTTCACCGCAGAGGATGCCCGTGAGCGCACCGGAATCGCCAAATGGTTCGCCGCCCGCCAGGGCTGGTTCTTCCTTCCCCTCCTCACGCTGGCCGGTGTTCAGCTTCACGTCGAATCTGTGAAGGCGATCATCCGCGGACAGTCATCGATCAAACGCCGCTGGATCGAGGGCATCTTCATCGGCATCCGACTCATCGGGTTTCCGGTCCTCGCCATCTGGGCGGCCGGGCCCGTCATCGGCAGTGTCTTCTTCCTGGTGCAGCTCGCCGTCTTCGGCGTCCACATGGGCGGTTCGTTCGCACCCAACCACAAGGGCCAGCCGATCGTTCCCAAGGACGTGAAGATCGACTTCCTCCGCCGCCAGACCCTCATGTCGCGCAATATCTCCGGCGGTCGTCCGATGGGCTTCCTCATGGGCGGACTGAACTATCAGATCGAACACCACCTGTTCCCGAGCATGCCGAGCGTCAACCTGCACAAGGTCCAGCCGATGGTCCGCGAATACTGCCGGCAGAAGGACATCACCTACACCGAGACGACTCTGCTCGAGTCCTTCAAGATCATCATCGCCTATCTCAACCGTGTGGGACTCGGCGAAGCCGATCCCTTCGACTGCCCGGTCACCGCACAGTTCCGGTCCCGCTGAGCAGTTCCCCGCAAGAGCTCCTGCCATGGACGACGGGTTCAGGTGCGGTCTTCGTGGAACAATTGGCTCAGGTGAGATCGTCGTGTTTGCCGGAGACCCATTCGGCATAGCGCTCGGCCGAGGTCTGCACCGCTGAATGTGCCCCTGCCGAAATGACCTGCCCGAAGTTGCCGTACATCCGGTCGAAGTCGAGGACAGCTACCGAGGCGGCGATGCGCCGGACGACGGCGGCTGAAAGCGGCAGATAGTTCGGGAAGCTGCGCATGAACGTCACCCAGCCCTGTCGGGCGACCGGCCCGATGGAATCGCCGCTGAGCATCACCCCGGTGCCGTCAGCGCCGGTCCACACGGCCACGGCGCTGCCGGCGAAGTGACCGCCGGTGCGGTGGAGGGTGATGCCCGGCAGAGGCGCCGCCTCGTGGAAGTAGGCGGCCAAACGGCTGCTGCGGCGCTGCACCCAATCGATGTCTGCGCGGCAGACGTAGACCGGAGCATCGTCGAACGCCGCACTCCACTCCAGCTGAGTGCCGAACATGTGCGGATGACTGGCAGCGATCGCTGCGACGCCGCCGAGCTCGCGCACCTGGGCGACCGCCTCGGCGTCGATGTACGGAGGCACGTCGAAGAGCAGGTTCCCTGAATCCGTGCATGCCAGATAGCAGGTCTGTCCGATCCCGAGCCGCGGCTTCACGCGCAGGGCGAAGAGCCCGGGCTCCTTCTCCTCAACAGTCAGGCAGTGGCCTTCGGCCTCGAGCTCCTCCCGCGTCGTCCACTGCTGACCGTCGGTGGGCACCCACTGCCTGTCGTCATCGCAGATCGGGCACAGCTGCGGCGGGGGTGTGGAGGTCTCCACACCGCAGGTGCGGCAGATCGTCACGTTCTCCAGCTGCATGACGGCATCCTCCCTGGCCTCGCACGGTGAGCCTCTCGACCGGTGCGTCTGCCGACCGGTGAGACGACAGACTCCCACCGAGCCTAGTCCTCGGGGGAAGCGATGACCAGGGTCGATGGGAGTCCAACAGGTGAGGCGGCTTGTCAGTGAGTCGCGGCGTGCTGCTTCCTGTGCGCGATGAGGTGTCCGACGAGGATGAGCGCGATGCCGACGGAGAACCAGGCGACGAGCACCCACCACTGCAGTCCCACGGCGGCATCGGGGAAGTACGAGAGATCGCGCAGCAGAGTCCCCGCAGCGCCGGGAACGAAGAACTGCCCGATCTCGCCCCACGAGCCTGCGAGGAACTCCTTGGGCTGGTTGAGAGAGGCGATCGGGTTGCCGATGAACATCGTCAGCACTGCACCGACGGCGATCCCGGCCGGTCCGATGAGGGAGACGAAGCCGTTGATGAGGCCCGCAGTGGCCGCGATCGCGAGCCCGATCGCGAGCGCATTGAGCCCGAAGCTGCCCTGGAGGATGCCGAACCAGCTCTGCATGATCAGCGCCAGTGCCAGTCCGCCGACAGTGCCGTAGACGATGGTTGCCAGGCCCCGCATTCGGCGGGAGCGGATCGCCATGCTGGTGAGCACACCGCCGACGATGCCGCCGATGGTCAGCGGCAGGCCGGCGATCGCCAGACCGGCCCCTGAGGGGTCATCATCGGACAGCGGCACGACATCGGTGACCTCGACCTGGGGCACGTCCATCGCCGAGGCGGCGGGACCGCCGGACTGTCCTGCCGGATTGCCCTGTGCGGGGGATTGTCCGGAGGCTGCGGCGGTGAGTGCCTTCTGCATCTCCTCCGCCATCTTCTCGTTTCCCTTCTGCAGCCCGGAGATCGCCTGTGCATCGATCGCGTGCTGCATCTGGTCTCCGATGCCTGACAGCTGCTGTGCCACGGCCGGCGATGCGGCCTTGGCGGTGAGGATCTCCGGTTCGTCGCCGAGGATGAACGCCCCATAGACTTCGCGTTCTTCGATGAGCTTCACCGCCTCTTCACGCGAGTCGACTTCTCGGACGTCGAGCATGCCCTCGGGAGCGTTGTCCGTGATCTGGTCGATCTGCTGCTCATCGCCGACGGCGGCGATCGGCAGGTCCTTGGGGTCGGAGGTCACCGTCGGCCAGCTGAACGCGAGCAGGATGAGGGTGACGATTGCGGCGGCGAAGACCGCGATCAAGATGGCACGGGGCAGCTGCAGGGAGGAAGCGCGTGATTCTGCGTCCGCGGTGTCCGCGTGTGTGTCCTGGTTCTCCGGGTGCGAGTTCGGCGAACCCGCACCCGTGCTGAGGATCTTCGTGGTCATGTCGGTCCAATCATCGAAAACGAATACTCGTTCATTATGAAACTGTGGGCTAAGATAAATCAAGAATGGTCATTCGTTTTTTTGGGGGAGATGTGCCGAAGGTCACCGAGGAGCATAAGAGTGCGATGCGCCGCAGGATCCAGGATGCGGCTCTGACCTGCTTTGCGCAGAAGGGGTTCGCCGGTGCGTCGATGGCGAATATCGTCAAAGAGGCCGGCCTCTCGGCTGGGGCGGTCTACGTCTATTACGCATCCAAGACCGAGCTGATGATCGATGTCTCGCGGCGAGTGATGGAACCGCGCATCGCGGTGCTCGAAACGGCGAAGGCGGCAACCGAGGTCACTGCCCCGGCGACAGTGTTCCTCGAGCTGATCGATTCTCTGCTCATCGACAACCCGATCTCCTCTGTGATGGTGCAGGTGTGGGGTGAGGCCTCCTACGATGCCGAGTTCGCGGAGTTCGCCAGCGGCATCTTCGAGTCCCTCATCGACGAATTCGCCGCCTATCTGGCCACCTACCTGCACGAGCATCGAGGACTGGAAGCGGACGACGCTCACGCACAGGCGAGGGTGATGGTCCCCGGGCTGCTCGCCATGTTCCAAGGTGCCGTCGTGCAGACGTCGATATTCGGGGAGTCCTCTCGGATGCGTGTCCGGGCCGGAATCGAAGAGCTGCTCACTCGCGTCGACTTCTGAGCGGGTGCCGCGGGCGCTTGAGGCTCAGACGGAGTCACCGTCGTCGTCGACCGAATGTACTCGGTCCTCGCGCATGCTCACGGTGTCGACCCCGGGCAGATCCATGAGCGGGGCGACGAGGAGGTGCAGCGGTCGCCTGCCCTCGAACCGCACATCGATCTGGACCATCCGCGAACCGGACCCGGCCTCGAAGCGACGCGAATCGAGAATGGAGTTCGAGAACCCCATCCGGCTGGCCAGGGCCAAGATGTCGCGGAGCACGCCGGAGCCGTCCCGGTAGGCGATGCGCAGCAGTTTGCGGTGGTCGCTGTTGGGGATCTTGCGGACCAGCGGGGCGATGGCGAAGAGCGTGAACAGGTGCAGGGCGGTGAGCATTGTCGCCAGAAGAAGCATTCCGGCTCCGCAGGCCATGCCGACGGCGGCGGTGACCCAGATCGTCGCGGCCGTGGTCAGGCCGCGGACCATGTTCCGACCTTTGAAGATCACTCCGGCGCCGAGGAAGCCGATGCCGGAGACGATCTGCGCTGAGATGCGCGAGGGATCGAGTCGGGTATCGGCGTCCAGCACACCGGCGAAGCCGTAGGCAGAGATGAGGGTGAAGGCGCAGGTGCCGATGCCCACGAGCACATGCGTGCGATACCCGGCGGCTTTCTGCCTGAACTGACGTTCGAAGCCGATGAGCGAGCACAGCACGAAGCTGGCCAGCAGCAGGACTGCCTGCTGCAGGCCGGGACTGCTGAGTGCGTCGCCGAACGAGACCGATGAACCGTCCATAGTGACTTCACCTTAGCCCCGCACCACACCCCAAAAAAGTCCCCCTTGCTACCCGACGGGCCCCCAGCCACCTGGCGCTGGACTGGTCCCCAAAAGTTGGACTGCTGTGAGGTCAGCATAGTTCGTAAATAGGCTCACCATCCTTGGCGGTCTTGTTCCGATATTCCATCGGGGCAAGATCGCCAAGTCGTGTCGAGATCCTTTCGTAGTTATACCAATGAATGTACTCATTGATCGCGGCTTTGAGGTCCTCGACCGTGTCGAACTTCTGCAGATAGAACATCTCGGACTTCAACTGCCCGAAGAAGTTCTCCGCCATCGCGTTATCCCAGCAGTTTCCCTTCCGCGACATCGACGGTGTAGCACCATGCTTAGCTAGAATCGACGCCCAGGACACGTGCTGGTACTGAAACCCCTGGTCCGTGTGCACCAGCGGTGTCTGCCCGGGACGCAGTCCCTGACAGGCTCGCATCAGCGACTCGTTCGTCAATGCCGTGTTCGGTGACGTCGACATCGAGTACGACACCACACCGGCATCGAACAGATCGATCACTGGTGACAGATACAGTTTCTTGTCTTCAACAGCGAATTCCGTGACGTCGGAAACCCATTTCTCGTTCGGTTCATCAGCGGTGAACTCCCGATTGAGTACGTTGTCAGCAACGGCTCCGACCGTGCCGCGATGGGAGTCGAATTTCTTCTTCCGCACCTCGGTCTGCAGACCCATGTCACGCATTAATCGCAGTACGGTCTTCTTCGCGATCGTGATGCCCTGTTTGACCAAGACAGCCCAGATCTTGCGGTGCCCGTAGCGTTTGAGTGTGACAGTCTGAAATGGCCCCACTTGGAGCAAAAATGATCCTCTGATTTGGCCCCACCCCCGACCTACCAGCCGTACCGTTCGTGATGTCGACCAAGACGTTCACGAAGAGGTGGGGCATATGAAGGAGATGTCGAGAGTGGAGCAATTCGAGAATATCCGACGAGACCACAGAGACCATGAGATGTCGATTCGACAGTTAGCCCAAAAGTACAAGGTCCACCGCAGGACGGTACGTCAGGCGTTGGCGGATGCGGTACCACCGCGGCGGAAGACTCCGGAGAGGGTAGCACCAGTCCTCGGTGAGCACGTTGCCACCGTCCGGGCTTGGTTAGTTGCTGACAAAGAGGTCCCTCGGAAGCAGCGTCATACCGCCCGGCGGGTCTGGCAGCGCCTCGTCGAGGAGGAAGGAGTCGAGGTTGCGGAGTCGAGTGTGCGAACCCTGGTCGCGAAGCTGCGCCGGGACATTTTCGATCAGTCGTTGGAGGTCAAGGTTCCTCAAACCCATGCCCCGGCGGCTGAAGCCGAGGTCGACTTCGGGGAGTTCTACGCCCTCATCGGTGGGGTGTGGTTGAAGCTGTGGATGTTCATTCTGCGCCTATCGCATTCGGGTAAAGCCGTGCACATTGCTTACGCCAACCAGGCTCAGGAGTCGTTTCTCGACGGTCATGTGAAGGCCTTCGACCGGCTCGGTGGAGTCCCGACGGGCATGATCCGGTATGACAACCTGACTCCGGCGGTGGTGCGGGTGCTGCTGGGTCGGGAACGGGAGGAGAATCCCCGGTTTGTCGCCCTGAGGTCGCATTACGGGTTCGATAGCTTCTTCTGCCAGCCCGGGATCAAGGGTGCTCATGAGAAGGGTGGCGTCGAGGGGGAGGTCGGTCGGTTCCGGCGCCGTCATCTGGTGCCGGTGCCCGAGTTCGCCTCCTTAGCCGAGCTCAACGCTTTCATGGTCGCTGCCGATGCTGGTGATGACGACCGAAAGATCACCGGCCGGGTCGAGACGGTCGGGGCCGCGGCGGCCCGGGAGCTGCCTGGCCTGCGGGGTTTGC belongs to Brevibacterium spongiae and includes:
- a CDS encoding fatty acid desaturase family protein; amino-acid sequence: MTPAETLTTALPTPAADPAARAEVLERRRATRGTAQQEFTSDFSALMAQVKEAGLLARRPGWNLLRFCLLGLGYVAAFSMLFLIGESWWQMATAVVFGALFTQTAYVAHDAAHRQIFTNGKTGEWVSTIIGNLFIGLSYGWWLKKHNALHHANPNKAGVDGDIAPGALVFTAEDARERTGIAKWFAARQGWFFLPLLTLAGVQLHVESVKAIIRGQSSIKRRWIEGIFIGIRLIGFPVLAIWAAGPVIGSVFFLVQLAVFGVHMGGSFAPNHKGQPIVPKDVKIDFLRRQTLMSRNISGGRPMGFLMGGLNYQIEHHLFPSMPSVNLHKVQPMVREYCRQKDITYTETTLLESFKIIIAYLNRVGLGEADPFDCPVTAQFRSR
- a CDS encoding hydrolase, with translation MQLENVTICRTCGVETSTPPPQLCPICDDDRQWVPTDGQQWTTREELEAEGHCLTVEEKEPGLFALRVKPRLGIGQTCYLACTDSGNLLFDVPPYIDAEAVAQVRELGGVAAIAASHPHMFGTQLEWSAAFDDAPVYVCRADIDWVQRRSSRLAAYFHEAAPLPGITLHRTGGHFAGSAVAVWTGADGTGVMLSGDSIGPVARQGWVTFMRSFPNYLPLSAAVVRRIAASVAVLDFDRMYGNFGQVISAGAHSAVQTSAERYAEWVSGKHDDLT
- a CDS encoding ABC transporter permease, with the translated sequence MTTKILSTGAGSPNSHPENQDTHADTADAESRASSLQLPRAILIAVFAAAIVTLILLAFSWPTVTSDPKDLPIAAVGDEQQIDQITDNAPEGMLDVREVDSREEAVKLIEEREVYGAFILGDEPEILTAKAASPAVAQQLSGIGDQMQHAIDAQAISGLQKGNEKMAEEMQKALTAAASGQSPAQGNPAGQSGGPAASAMDVPQVEVTDVVPLSDDDPSGAGLAIAGLPLTIGGIVGGVLTSMAIRSRRMRGLATIVYGTVGGLALALIMQSWFGILQGSFGLNALAIGLAIAATAGLINGFVSLIGPAGIAVGAVLTMFIGNPIASLNQPKEFLAGSWGEIGQFFVPGAAGTLLRDLSYFPDAAVGLQWWVLVAWFSVGIALILVGHLIAHRKQHAATH
- a CDS encoding TetR/AcrR family transcriptional regulator, giving the protein MVIRFFGGDVPKVTEEHKSAMRRRIQDAALTCFAQKGFAGASMANIVKEAGLSAGAVYVYYASKTELMIDVSRRVMEPRIAVLETAKAATEVTAPATVFLELIDSLLIDNPISSVMVQVWGEASYDAEFAEFASGIFESLIDEFAAYLATYLHEHRGLEADDAHAQARVMVPGLLAMFQGAVVQTSIFGESSRMRVRAGIEELLTRVDF
- a CDS encoding MgtC/SapB family protein, coding for MDGSSVSFGDALSSPGLQQAVLLLASFVLCSLIGFERQFRQKAAGYRTHVLVGIGTCAFTLISAYGFAGVLDADTRLDPSRISAQIVSGIGFLGAGVIFKGRNMVRGLTTAATIWVTAAVGMACGAGMLLLATMLTALHLFTLFAIAPLVRKIPNSDHRKLLRIAYRDGSGVLRDILALASRMGFSNSILDSRRFEAGSGSRMVQIDVRFEGRRPLHLLVAPLMDLPGVDTVSMREDRVHSVDDDGDSV
- a CDS encoding IS3 family transposase; translation: MGPFQTVTLKRYGHRKIWAVLVKQGITIAKKTVLRLMRDMGLQTEVRKKKFDSHRGTVGAVADNVLNREFTADEPNEKWVSDVTEFAVEDKKLYLSPVIDLFDAGVVSYSMSTSPNTALTNESLMRACQGLRPGQTPLVHTDQGFQYQHVSWASILAKHGATPSMSRKGNCWDNAMAENFFGQLKSEMFYLQKFDTVEDLKAAINEYIHWYNYERISTRLGDLAPMEYRNKTAKDGEPIYELC